ATGATGGTACTTTTACTTTAATTAATAACATTGAAGCCGATTTTGCTATTGCAAGAATTAGATTAAACAAAGATTTAAAACCTATGCATGGTGAGTACATAGTAAATGCTTTTGCTACGGCTTTTACGGCTCAATGTTCGGGGTCTTTAATCACACCTGAAGAACATGGTTTTGGACCACTTTTCCTATCTGGAGGAGAATGGGAAGGTTCTTCAAAAGGTGTTTTTGCTACTAACCCATATAAATCTGCTGACAATGCTGACACAGCTATCTTACTGCCTAGTTTAGGTGAATGGTCTACCGAAAATGCTGTTATTCTCGGAAAAGATGCTTATTCAGATAAAACCGTAGTTTTTATAGGTGATGATCACTCTGATAACTCGGTACCTTCTGGACAATTAGGGATGTACGTTGGAAAACGAGGAAACCTAGACAGTGGCCAGATTTACGGATTAAAAGTAACAACGGCTGGTATTGATTTTGAAATGGATATGGCTGAAGGTGTTGAATACGATGCCGAGTTTGTAGAACTTAACGAAACACAAATCGATCTATTAGACGCTGAAGCGAAAGCTAAAGGCATTATGGGCTTCTCAAGGTTAGAAGATATCGATTATAGACGTGGTTCGGCTGCTGCTGAAAGAGAAATTTATTTTTGTGTTACAGGAAGAGATAGAGCCGACTTAGTTGGGAAAGGGTCATTATTAGGTCGTGTTTACAAGGTGGTTTTAAATGAAACGGATCCAGCTGGAGCTGCGAAAATCACTTGTATTTTAGATGGCGATAAAGTTGGTGGAAAGGCAGATGGCTTCCACTCTCCAGACAACATCCTTGTTACCGAAAATTATGCTTACATTCAAGAAGATCCTAATGGATACGCTTATTTAAACGCTAATATTTCAGGGTATGCTAAAATGTACCAGTACAACTTAAACACTGGTGAATTAAAAACCGTTTTAGAGTGTGATCAAGATGCTGCTGCAGCTGCTGGTTATGGAACGACAACTAACACTTGGGAAATTACAGGTATGATTGACGTTACTGATGTGGTAAACAACGGCGAAAACACATTTATAGTGATCACTCAAAACCACGGTTGGGAGCCTGCTGATGGTTCTGCATTTACAGACCCCACAGCAAACTCGGTAAACAACTCAAGAAAAGAAGGTTCTACATTATTCACAATTACAGGATTAGAGCGATAAAAAAACATGAAGATATTCTTAATTCAAGTAAGAGCAAAGGCATATACTTTTGGTATATGTCTTTTGCTTTTATCCGGACTAGCGTGCAAAAGTGAAACCACAAAAGCTACAGAAAATGGCATTGAACAGATTTACTTAAAGAACATAAAGCAAAGTATTGTAAACCTAGATGCTATTAATACTTTTGAAAACACGAATGATAAAATTAATAGCTACAAAAAAGCGAGACAGTATTTTAAATTGGCCGAACCTATTTTAGCGTATGTCGATCAAAACAATTACAAATCGATAAATGCGCCAAACATTTTACAAGTTCATGAAGATAGCCCCACCGATATAAAAATTAGAAACCCATTTGGATTTCAAGTGATTGAGGAACTGCTTCATGAACCCCCAATAGATACAATCAAAATTGCTGAAATCGTTAATATGACCAGTAGTCGACTAAAACTGATAGAGCATAACACCCATATAAACTTAAAAGATTATCATATTATTTGGCTATTACGAAACCAAATAGTGCGTATCGCTACAACAGGAATTACAGGATTTGATTCACCTGTTTTAGGACAATCATTAAAAGAAAGTCAGTTCACGTATGAAACTTTAGAAGCTATTATAAAACTTTCAGAAAGCAAATTCACTTCGAAAACTTTATATAAATCACTTTTAGGTGCTATAGAAAAGGCTAAAACCGCTCTAAATGCCGACTTCGATACTTTTGACCGTTATGCCTTCATTAAAAATCATATTCATCCGCAGTTGAAACTTTTAGTAGATACACAAAACGATTGGCAAGTAAGCTTTCCTTTTAACCTCGCTTTATCCAACGAACTCACGTCTTTGTTTACAAAAGAAACCCTTAATATGGATTTCTTTACAGATTATAAAAGTGATACTACCAATTTGGCAAACAAAGTAGCCTTCGGAAAACAACTTTTTAATGATAAAAACCTTTCCAAAGATCGAAACATGGCCTGTGCCACTTGCCATATTAAAGACAAGGCTTTTACAGACGGACGTGTCACTTTTGATAAGCGTCAAAAAAGAAACACCCCTACCCTTACCTATGCTTCTAATCAGCAATTGTACTTTACCGACGCACGCGTGGGCAGTTTAGAAGGGCAAATCGTTGGCGTGGTGAATAATCATGATGAGTTTAACATGTCTATGGACTCCATAATAACAAGGGTTAAAAGCGATAAACAGTATAAATATGTTTTAGATACGCTCTACCACAACAAACGAGAAGATTTCAATATAAGACACGCCATAGCATCCTACATCAGAACCTTGAATACGTTCGATTCTAAATTCGACAAGAACATTAACAACCAAGAAAATACATTAACCACAGAAGAAAAACGTGGTTTTAATTTATTTATGGGTAAAGCGGCTTGTGCTACATGTCATTTTCCACCTATGTTTAACGGTACGGTTCCTCCAAATTTCACCGACACGGAATTGGAAATTATTGGCGTTCCAGAAACTAAGGAAAACAAAGGGCTAGACGACGATTTAGGACGATACGACCTCTT
This genomic interval from Tamlana carrageenivorans contains the following:
- a CDS encoding cytochrome-c peroxidase; the encoded protein is MKIFLIQVRAKAYTFGICLLLLSGLACKSETTKATENGIEQIYLKNIKQSIVNLDAINTFENTNDKINSYKKARQYFKLAEPILAYVDQNNYKSINAPNILQVHEDSPTDIKIRNPFGFQVIEELLHEPPIDTIKIAEIVNMTSSRLKLIEHNTHINLKDYHIIWLLRNQIVRIATTGITGFDSPVLGQSLKESQFTYETLEAIIKLSESKFTSKTLYKSLLGAIEKAKTALNADFDTFDRYAFIKNHIHPQLKLLVDTQNDWQVSFPFNLALSNELTSLFTKETLNMDFFTDYKSDTTNLANKVAFGKQLFNDKNLSKDRNMACATCHIKDKAFTDGRVTFDKRQKRNTPTLTYASNQQLYFTDARVGSLEGQIVGVVNNHDEFNMSMDSIITRVKSDKQYKYVLDTLYHNKREDFNIRHAIASYIRTLNTFDSKFDKNINNQENTLTTEEKRGFNLFMGKAACATCHFPPMFNGTVPPNFTDTELEIIGVPETKENKGLDDDLGRYDLFKRKERIGAFKTPTVRNIELTGPYMHNGVYTTLEEVVDFYNQGGGVGFGFNLEHQTLPFNNLELPEDEQHAIIAFMKTLTDQSKTEAIK
- a CDS encoding phosphatase, coding for MKNLFKLLLLLLVLTTTSTVLVACDGEDGKDGINGTNGQDGQDGEDGADYSVEDLIPLETSRTPNFLKVESAFTSIEVTPILSSEDVLESTPDFVYGSMADGAGLLAENDGTFTLINNIEADFAIARIRLNKDLKPMHGEYIVNAFATAFTAQCSGSLITPEEHGFGPLFLSGGEWEGSSKGVFATNPYKSADNADTAILLPSLGEWSTENAVILGKDAYSDKTVVFIGDDHSDNSVPSGQLGMYVGKRGNLDSGQIYGLKVTTAGIDFEMDMAEGVEYDAEFVELNETQIDLLDAEAKAKGIMGFSRLEDIDYRRGSAAAEREIYFCVTGRDRADLVGKGSLLGRVYKVVLNETDPAGAAKITCILDGDKVGGKADGFHSPDNILVTENYAYIQEDPNGYAYLNANISGYAKMYQYNLNTGELKTVLECDQDAAAAAGYGTTTNTWEITGMIDVTDVVNNGENTFIVITQNHGWEPADGSAFTDPTANSVNNSRKEGSTLFTITGLER